Sequence from the Ostrea edulis chromosome 8, xbOstEdul1.1, whole genome shotgun sequence genome:
AACATTTTCTGTTTATCAGCCATAATTCCAATCTGCTCAATTCGAAAACGCATGAGAACTCCTATCAGGCTATTCGTGAGATCGGGTCCCGACAATAGCACACCGTTTAATGAGACGCTTTCGAAGATTGCTGAGGAGTCAAACACACATCGTATCTGTCCAGGCTTCTTGGGGTAGTAGACCCCAAACACCGGAAGGTACCAGCATTCTTCCCCGGAATGTAGTGCAGATGCAACTTCAGCATGGTTGCTTTCAAAGAGTTCATTCATAAATTCAAAGAAATGTTCTCGTTTCACTGGATCCTGTCTTAGACTTCGTTCCAGAGACCTGGATCGTTGAACAGCCATCGCACGGTTGTTTGGTAGTTTCTTGCGAGGAACACAAAAGGGAAGTGGTGCATACCAGTGTCCAGCTTCATCATTGTAAAGTTCTTTGTTCATCAAACTTAAGAACTTTCTGTCTTCGATCGAGGGTCCCATAGTGTCATCTAGATCAGTCTGCATGAAGACATCTGATGCCAGCTTAGTATTGATCATGTCCTGAGACTTTGGGTAAGAAATGCAATTAGCTGGTTCGAGCACATCAAACTTGTTAGGACAAGGGGGTAGAACAGTCGGTCCTCCTTGGGATGTCTGATAAGTCTTGCAGACACTTATGCTATCCGGTTTGTGGTTTCTGCCCAAACACATTTCTCCCATGACTACCCATCCCAGCTTGAGCCTCTGGGGCAAATGTCCGACAACTTGCTCCAGTACATGATGTACCTCAATTGCATCTCTTCCTATCAGAAGGAGGATATCGGCATCTGCATCTAtgggttcaagtttgttcgcTATGTCGCATAAATGTGAATAGTGTCTCATCGCTTCTGGAGTCGGGATCTCATTTCTATTGTTTGGGATGTCTCTGCACTCAATAATTTCAGGCAAAACAATCTTGGCTGACATGTCGACTGATTGTATGATGAATCCACCAGATTTTCTCCCAAACATTTGTGATTTTCCAGAGCAGCTCCTCAGAATGTATTCCATCAAGACACTGTTCACTCCAAAGGAATCAAACAGTTCAGATCTTGCTAATGTTTTATTGCTTTGCTCATCCAGAATGACGTATGCCTTTATTTGTGTCTGAGGGATGTTTTTGTTTGTCACATAAACTGGTAAGATCTTTGCACAGGATTTTCCATCGACATTCCTTCCACAAATTTCAGTGCATGTATTGTCAACATTCGGTGGTTTAATGGGTCCCTCCACGCCATTATTTCTCCCTTTAGGCCAATCAGTCGTCGTATTAATGTGCAGAGCTCTGCAATGATTGTGGCTTCCGCAATCTCTGCACACAATGACAGTTGTGCAATCACGTTTCCTATGGTCCTTCGAAGCACAGCATTTGAAGCAGACACCAGAATCTTTCAGAAGTCGACGTCTCTCTTCTAAGGGTTTCAGTCTAAATGCCTTACAGTCATTCAAATCATGCTTTGAATTTATATGAATAATACACCTTGGATGTTTGAAGACTGTTTTCACTGGCTTAACGTTGGTGTTGGTGTCTGTCATTTTTACATTGACTCTGTTGCGCGGGGTGCTCATTGGATGTTTTTCcatgttgttgttgttatcgTAGTTTAGTCCTGGGTCGTTCTTAATGTAGCTCATCTCCTAAATAAAGTCTAAGAATTCACTGAAAGAAGGGAAGATCGCGCTGTGGTTCTTCTTATACCTATTTCTCGCGATGTCCACTTCTCCTGAAGGGAATGAGGTAGCTTCTGTATAATGGGCAAAACACCAGAAGATGTGTCATAGTAGGACAGCAGGCTACTGTAGGTTGAGTTCTCTTTCACACTGTCGATCTCCACCAAGATGTCCGCCAACTCAAACAACCTTTCATTGTCTCGGTTATTTAGCTTTGGGAATCGCTCTATCTTCTTTTTAAGAGCCGCCTCCACCATCTCGGGACAACCGTACCTGTGATCTAACCTGTCCCATAAACGGGCTATACGAAGAATGGGTCTATTGACATTAGATATGTTTAGACTTTGTGCATATTTTGAAGACACAGGTCCCAACCACTTGATTAGTAGTTCAAATTCCTCCGATGGACCAATATTTAGTTCATCCATTACCTGTTTGATTTgaattgatttgatttgatgttttccgccacactcaacaatttttcagttatatggtggcgcccagtttttgttggtggaatagaacccagatacaatgcacctggaaagagaccaccaaccttccgaaagtaaactgggaaactttctcacttaccggcgcgagcaggattcgaacccgtgccgacagaggtgagagtcCGTGTGATTTTGAACGTGATGCTCtgaccactcggccacggaggcccttatTACCTGTTTGAAGGTTCTTTTCCATGACAAGTAGGCTTCAGGCTGGTCAGAAAATGTTGTAAGTCTTACAAACAGCAAATCCTTTCTAAGCAGGAACTTTGTGAGGTCCGAAGTCACTTGGTTTTGAGAGAAATTCATGTTGACAAGTACAGGTCGTTCTGGTGACTGTTCTCTAGGCTGATGTAAAGGATAGAAAAACTCCTGTGAACAGTTAGGATCTTGCATGGAATGTGGATCGAATGGTCTTGCACTTGGATTCAGGTAGGTGTGTCCAGTAAACTGAGAATGTTCGTTCACATAACGATTTGGCCTTATCTCTGAGTTCTCTTGCTGTTTGGGAAGCAATTTATCAGTTATTTCATTCCTCTCCAGTTCACTCCCGACCATCTTCAACACTTCTACCTCCGCCTCTGCTGCAGCTAATTCTTTCTCGTGTTCCAGACGAGATGGGCTCGAGTTGAGTTCAGCTTTCCTTCTTTCTGTCTTTATTTTTGTCAGTGCTTCTTCTTCTTCTACTTTAAACTTCTCCAGAAAATCTCTCTCTTGCTCTGAAATTTTTATCTTTGCCCTAGCCGCCTCTACTTTGCTTGTTTCTTGGCAATCACTGAAATTCCTGATCTCACAGAAAATATGGATCCATGTGATGAAGATGTTTCCACTAGTGTCTGTTTCCTTTCCTGAATGTCTTTGAAAGCCTTTTCTACCAGTCTTTTTCTCTCGAGCGAATTTTTCATACTCCCGTATAACTTCATCTTCCTTACTTCTAAAATCAAGCTCACTGTATTCTGATACAAATTTGTTTTATACCTTGTACCTTTCACTTAAGTCATATTCACATAATTCCAAGAGGCTCAcacttttaaagtttttccactcTGATGCTTGTAGCATATCAACTTCAGcccaaagtttatgtattttgttgagtttcacatttttcttttcatgaaaatattcaaaccCCTTTTTCCGATGGTTTCCACTGTCGTTTTTCTGATTTTTGCTCTGTTTCTGTTGAGGTccctgtatgtaaaacttatacggtaccaattttgatgcactagatgcgcatttcgacaaacaatgtctcttcagtgatgctcaaccgaaatgtttgaaattcgaaataacaatgaagttttagagctattatagccaaaaacagcgtgccagaAAAAGTgtagtcaaattcgtctaaggataagagggagataatccttaattttgaaatgaatttctaaattttattatataacagCATTTAattatacatccgtattttcaagctagtaacgaagtacttagctactctCCATGTCCTGTGTGGGTGTAAGGATGTTCTCCTCCATGTCCACCATGGTGACTAATTCAACTGTCCTGATGAAATGTTGAGGGAAAGTTCCTTTACTGTACTGTCTCGTGATTAGCAGACAGTCAGACAACCAAGCATCTCCATAGAATACTCCCAAGTCCAAATAAACTGATGTCTTTATTGACAAGGACGAATATGTGAGATGACATGTGGTAAAGGACAACAAAGAAAGATAAAAACTAATAAGAAAATGTGCTAATTA
This genomic interval carries:
- the LOC125674273 gene encoding uncharacterized protein LOC125674273; the protein is MSYIKNDPGLNYDNNNNMEKHPMSTPRNRVNVKMTDTNTNVKPVKTVFKHPRCIIHINSKHDLNDCKAFRLKPLEERRRLLKDSGVCFKCCASKDHRKRDCTTVIVCRDCGSHNHCRALHINTTTDWPKGRNNGVEGPIKPPNVDNTCTEICGRNVDGKSCAKILPVYVTNKNIPQTQIKAYVILDEQSNKTLARSELFDSFGVNSVLMEYILRSCSGKSQMFGRKSGGFIIQSVDMSAKIVLPEIIECRDIPNNRNEIPTPEAMRHYSHLCDIANKLEPIDADADILLLIGRDAIEVHHVLEQVVGHLPQRLKLGWVVMGEMCLGRNHKPDSISVCKTYQTSQGGPTVLPPCPNKFDVLEPANCISYPKSQDMINTKLASDVFMQTDLDDTMGPSIEDRKFLSLMNKELYNDEAGHWYAPLPFCVPRKKLPNNRAMAVQRSRSLERSLRQDPVKREHFFEFMNELFESNHAEVASALHSGEECWYLPVFGVYYPKKPGQIRCVFDSSAIFESVSLNGVLLSGPDLTNSLIGVLMRFRIEQIGIMADKQKMFYSFTVREDHRSYLRFLWYKDKDFNKDIIEYRMRVHVFGNKPSPAIASYALQKTADIASETSGKDIKKFVQRNFYVDDALTSVSSAEEDIDLLTRTKDALMTLGKIRLHRFASNSGEVMANLPLQDLSRERKNETPFIRRGVLSSVSSLFDPFGLIAPVTIQGKLILRDLISGTVDWDEPLSENHRVQWEQWKNSLKACENVFIPRAYTPVSLRNVVRVEIHTFCDASERAIAAVSYLRSVYQDETSHTRLLMGKAKDAPKHGTTIPRLELCAAVLAVEVSNIVRRNMDINIDVVKFYTDRKIVLGYLHNETRRFYVYVANRVQHIRQLTYPDQWQYVPTQKNPADLATRSVPADKMSNSICLKGPKEFLDGRHDEGLLELSKDSYSLVSPCEDKEVRPIEKVDTCLTKILSDPGIELRSHRFERFSNWRKLVGACN